The following DNA comes from Phytohabitans rumicis.
GAGTGGACACGTCGAAGTGGAACTTCGACACCGGTGGCGGCGGCTTCGGCAACCAGGAGCTCCAGTACTACAACAGCGGCACCAGCAACGTGTACCAGGACGGCCAGGGACATCTGGTGATCGAGGCGCGGCGCGAAAGCGGCGGGCGCAGCTGCTGGTACGGCACGTGCCAGTGGACGTCCGGCCGGATCCAGACCGCTGGCAAGTTCACGCAGCAGTACGGCCACGTCGAGGCCAGGATCCAGGTTCCGAAGGGCACCGGCCTATGGCCAGCCTTCTGGATGCTCGGCGGGGCAACTGGCCCACCGACGGCGAGATCGACATCATGGAGAACGTCGGGCGCGACCCGAACACCGTGTACGGCACGATTCACGGCCCCGGTTACTCCGGCGGGAACGCAGTGGGCGGCACCCGCAACATCGGCCAGCCGGTCGGCGACGCGTACCACGTCTTCGCGATCGACTGGTCGCCGAACCTCATCATCTGGACCCTCGACGGCGCAGAGTATTTCCGCGCCACCCCGGCCAGCGTCCGCGGCAACAGTTGGGCGTTCGAGCACCCCTTCTTCATCATCTTGAACCTCGCGGTCGGCGGCACCTTCCCCGGCAGCCCGAACGCCAGCACGCCGTCGGTCAACCGCATGCTCGTCGACTACATCCACGTCAGCACGACGAGCACCCCGCCGACCGGCACCAACGCGCTCCGCGGGACCGAAAGCGGCCGCTGCGTCGACGTACCCGGCGCCAACCCCGCGGACGGGATCCGGTTGCAGGTCTACGACTGCAACGGCACGGC
Coding sequences within:
- a CDS encoding glycoside hydrolase family 16 protein — translated: MASLLDARRGNWPTDGEIDIMENVGRDPNTVYGTIHGPGYSGGNAVGGTRNIGQPVGDAYHVFAIDWSPNLIIWTLDGAEYFRATPASVRGNSWAFEHPFFIILNLAVGGTFPGSPNASTPSVNRMLVDYIHVSTTSTPPTGTNALRGTESGRCVDVPGANPADGIRLQVYDCNGTAAQQWTVGSDGTVRALGKCMDVAGAGTANGTAVQLYTCNGTNAQRFTLSAAGDLVNTGANKCVDVVAHGTANGSQLQLWDCTGGANQKWTRI